One window of the Lemur catta isolate mLemCat1 chromosome 6, mLemCat1.pri, whole genome shotgun sequence genome contains the following:
- the LOC123639583 gene encoding EEF1A lysine methyltransferase 3 isoform X5 — protein sequence MADPDPDPESEPESVFPREVGLFADSYSEKSQFSFCGHVLSITQNFGSRLGVAAGVWDAALSLCSYFESQNMDFRGKKVIELGAGTGIVGILAALQGGDVTITDLPLALEQIQGNVQANVPAGGQAQVRALSWGIDQHVFPGDYDLVLGADIVYLEPTFPLLLGTLQHLCGPHGTIYLASTMREEHGTESFFQHFLPQHFQLELVQRCEDENVNIYRARHREPRPA from the exons ATGGCTGACCCCGACCCAGATCCCGAATCAGAGCCCGAATCGGTGTTTCCACGGGAGGTCGGGCTCTTCGCGGACTCTTACTCCGAAAAGAGCCAGTTCTCCTTCTGTGGGCATGTGCTGAGCATCACGCAGAACTTTGGGTCTCGCCTCGGGGTGGCGGCGGGCGTGTGGGATGCG GCTCTGAGCCTGTGCAGTTATTTCGAGAGTCAAAATATGGATTTCCGAGGCAAGAAGGTGATCGAACTGGGCGCGGGGACGGGCATCGTGGGCATCTTGGCAGCGCTGCAGG gGGGGGATGTTACCATCACTGACCTGCCTCTGGCCCTAGAACAGATCCAGGGCAACGTCCAGGCCAATGTGCCAGCTGGAGGCCAGGCCCAGGTCCGGGCCTTGTCCTGGGGGATTGACCAGCATGTCTTCCCTGGAGACTATGACCTGGTGCTGGGGGCTGATATCGTGTACCTGGAACCCACCTTTCCACTGCTGCTGGGGACCCTCCAACATCTGTGCGGGCCCCATGGCACCATCTATCTGGCCTCCACGATGAGAGAGGAACATGGGACAGAGAGCTTCTTTCAGCATTTCCTGCCCCAGCATTTCCAGCTGGAGCTGGTCCAGCGATGTGAGGATGAGAATGTCAACATTTATAGGGCCAGGCACAGGGAACCAAGACCTGCTTGA